A region from the Gossypium hirsutum isolate 1008001.06 chromosome A08, Gossypium_hirsutum_v2.1, whole genome shotgun sequence genome encodes:
- the LOC121204764 gene encoding GTP-binding nuclear protein Ran-3 has translation MALPNQQTVDYPSFKLVIVGDGGTGKTTFVKRHLTGEFEKKYEPTIGVEVHPLDFFTNCGKIRFYCWDTAGQEKFGGLRDGYYIHGQCAIIMFDVTARLTYKNVPTWHRDLCRVCENIPIVLCGNKVDVKNRQVKAKQVTFHRKKNLQYYEISAKSNYNFEKPFLYLARKLAGDPNLHFVESPALAPPEVHIDLAAQQQHEAELAAAASQPLPDDDDDAFE, from the exons ATG GCTTTGCCGAACCAACAGACTGTTGATTATCCGAGCTTCAAGCTCGTTATCGTCGGCGATGGAGGCActg GAAAGACCACATTTGTGAAGAGGCATCTGACTGGAGAGTTTGAAAAGAAATACGAGC CAACGATCGGTGTGGAGGTTCACCCTTTGGACTTCTTCACTAACTGTGGGAAAATTCGATTCTACTGCTGGGATACTGCCGGTCAGGAAAAGTTTGGTGGTCTTCGAGATGGTTACTA CATCCATGGGCAATGTGCTATAATTATGTTTGACGTTACTGCCCGTTTGACATACAAGAATGTTCCTACCTGGCATCGTGATCTTTGCAG GGTGTGCGAGAATATTCCTATTGTTCTATGTGGTAACAAGGTTGATGTTAAGAACAGGCAGGTTAAGGCAAAGCAGGTTACATTCCACAGGAAGAAGAATCTGCAATACTACGAAATCTCAGCCAAGAGCAACTACAATTTTGAGAAGCCGTTCTTGTACCTTGCCCGGAAGCTTGCAGG TGATCCTAATCTTCACTTTGTGGAGTCGCCTGCTCTTGCTCCTCCTGAAGTACACATCGACTTGGCTGCACAGCAACA ACATGAAGCTGAGCTTGCAGCAGCAGCTAGCCAACCTCTtccagatgatgatgatgatgcattTGAGTAG
- the LOC107909226 gene encoding uncharacterized protein: MASRLLSFGPTGIHASAVSDHDRRKSTSSSSYANWWAPLFRVSSEPDYIGSDKKSEVTERREGGSEADPRLNMARSKFYPGCFTEKKAKQLRLMITNSSSFHDVMYHSAIASRLASDFKGRSDL, translated from the coding sequence atggcttctcgtcttctcagtTTTGGCCCCACCGGAATCCACGCTTCCGCCGTTTCTGATCATGACCGCCGGAAAAGTACTTCGTCGTCTTCCTATGCTAACTGGTGGGCTCCACTTTTTCGAGTTTCATCTGAGCCGGATTACATAGGATCCGATAAGAAATCGGAGGTCACGGAGAGAAGAGAGGGCGGATCGGAAGCGGATCCGCGGCTAAATATGGCGAGATCGAAGTTTTACCCCGGTTGCTTTACGGAGAAGAAGGCGAAGCAGCTCCGATTGATGATTACCAACTCGTCGTCGTTTCATGACGTTATGTACCACTCGGCGATAGCTTCTCGACTCGCCTCTGACTTCAAAGGTCGATCCGATCTATGA